A part of Ictalurus furcatus strain D&B chromosome 8, Billie_1.0, whole genome shotgun sequence genomic DNA contains:
- the LOC128611056 gene encoding MICOS complex subunit MIC27-like, whose protein sequence is MMAKVVKVVAVPVVLGFASLRISHSMSEDKPEVLLSPQQLSIYLTLPQERLRYSEEQPGLLQSSLSKFRWSLQSYVQKMKSACVSVKVTAVNLYYGGADVYHFLKDPPSGAVPRISVIAVSGLAGMILARKGSYLKRLGLPLSLASAGFALCYPVQTIAMLKVSGKKMHAASQWTTSTVASLWKQDTLPAVPVEEKLSSASSLTAESQPEMPCLQLSGVLQTPTAVPETQECEADLDLMDFGQSYPEDADLYSTRS, encoded by the exons ATGATGGCCAAG GTGGTGAAGGTAGTGGCTGTGCctgtggtgctgggatttgctTCTCTGCGCATCTCTCACAGCATGAGTGAGGATAAGCCGGAAGTGCTGCTCTCACCTCAGCAG CTGTCGATTTACTTAACCCTGCCACAGGAGAGGCTCCGCTATTCGGAAGAACAGCCAGGACTTCTGCAGAGTAGTCTTAGTAAATTCAGATGGAGTCTGCAGTCCTATGTGCAGAAAATGAAA agtGCTTGTGTGTCGGTTAAAGTAACAGCTGTGAACCTCTACTACGGTGGCGCAG ACGTGTACCACTTCCTTAAGGACCCTCCGTCTGGAGCCGTGCCTAGGATTTCTGTAATTGCAGTGTCTGGCCTCGCTGGTATGATTCTTGCAAGAAAAG GGTCGTACCTAAAGAGACTGGGACTACCACTGAGTTTGGCCTCTGCTGGATTTGCCCTGTGTTACCCTGTACAGACTATAGCCATGCTCAAG GTAAGTGGAAAGAAGATGCATGCAGCCTCACAGTGGACAACCTCTACTGTTGCATCTCTGTGGAAACAGGACACACTTCCAGCTGTGCCTGTCGAAGAAAAACTCTCCTCGGCATCATCTCTAACTGCTGAGAGCCAACCAGAGATGCCATGTTTACAGCTCTCAGGAGTGCTCCAAACTCCCACAG CTGTCCCAGAGACGCAGGAGTGTGAAGCAGATCTCGACTTAATGGACTTTGGACAGTCTTACCCAGAAGACGCTGACCTTTACAGCACACGCAGCTGA
- the hdx gene encoding highly divergent homeobox, whose translation MEAWQEKRGVHTMNLRSVFTAEQQRILERYYENGMINQSKSCFQLILQCAQETKLDFSVVRTWVGNKRRKLASKADKNGVVGLSNHAVVSAGGTLGPVLMTDMAAVRSVQRGPSTVHLLSRQASGPSFSSSSSSSSSSSSSPCTNGSKNNNDVIVTGAYSLPHIVNRLESSSQSRAAAKVVPLNPNTETNLHSRLALHPDVVSLQRKSPHIPNSNTFMFSHMRRMPRDLASVAPSWVKQCGAPQHQQWAPTSPQQTVTNLHRTPPASTSESGVRIQQVFTIAGLAEASQRPSSETSQDHRIGKTRVPDSSETFSIAMETGDADDEYSREEELANMGAQMQLGRSASSNVSALEHSRISTEEPSTLNSQGMYTVTARNLLEVAHTSPNSVHFGEKGCQTNSALLVDSGSSGSYPIRHFSESSPSRMPNLKVSIMSSPWLLSNSRKRTLQDRTQFSDDDLYTLKRYWDNGMTSLGSVCREKIAAAATNLSVDSEIIKTWIGNRRRKYRLMGIDIPPPKGGPATFPKVSSAELQSPLTPEGDKPKSVEPALDSEQNDALSLCLSEDGVSDSYLRENEDGNDGLNSSTVAENVKIEIIDEGDDDEDDSDVMATDMEHMHNLLEYKHEEVQYLESELERQKQKYLELRTFTKSLLSALKSSDTEKQHELLASLPHQVEEDFVLSPERNAESSMEMNSSQKDSSVSEGEGDAEPMGQ comes from the exons ATGGAAGCATGGCAGGAGAAGCGGGGTGTGCATACT ATGAATCTGCGGTCTGTGTTCACTGCTGAACAACAACGTATCCTTGAGCGTTACTATGAAAATGGGATGATCAATCAAAGCAAAAGCTGCTTCCAGCTCATTCTTCAGTGTGCTCAGGAGACCAAGCTTGACTTCAGCGTGGTCCGG ACGTGGGTAGGCAACAAGAGACGGAAGCTGGCTTCCAAAGCCGATAAGAATGGAGTGGTGGGCTTGTCTAACCATGCCGTTGTCAGTGCTGGAGGAACTCTTGGCCCGGTATTAATGACAGATATGGCTGCTGTACGTAGTGTTCAGCGTGGGCCGTCTACAGTTCACCTCCTTTCTCGCCAAGCTTCTGGCCCTTCATTTTCCTCATCCtcgtcgtcctcctcctcctcctcctcctctccgtGCACTAATGGatccaaaaacaacaatgaTGTAATAGTGACTGGTGCCTACTCTCTCCCACACATTGTCAACCGCTTAGAGTCTTCATCACAGAGCAGGGCCGCTGCGAAGGTAGTACCGTTAAATCCGAACACTGAAACAAATCTGCATTCTAGGCTTGCCTTGCACCCAGATGTGGTGTCCCTCCAACGCAAATCTCCTCATATCCCCAACTCCAACACCTTCATGTTTAGTCACATGAGAAGGATGCCTCGAGACCTGGCATCAGTTGCCCCCAGCTGGGTGAAGCAATGTGGTGCCCCACAGCACCAGCAATGGGCCCCAACTTCACCCCAACAAACAGTGACGAACCTACACCGGACGCCCCCAGCAAGTACTTCAGAAAGCGGGGTCAGGATCCAGCAGGTGTTCACCATCGCCGGGTTAGCGGAGGCCTCACAACGGCCTTCCAGTGAAACAAGTCAAGATCACAGGATAGGAAAAACACGTGTGCCTGATTCCTCGGAAACGTTTTCGATCGCCATGGAAACGGGCGATGCAGACGACGAGTATTCGCGGGAAGAAGAGTTGGCGAACATGGGCGCCCAGATGCAGCTCGGCAGGTCTGCAAGTAGCAACGTTAGTGCACTGGAGCACAGTAGGATCTCAACAGAAGAGCCTTCAACACTTAATAGCCAGGGTATGTACACTGTGACGGCAAGGAACCTGCTCGAGGTGGCACACACTTCCCCCAATTCTGTGCATTTTGGAGAAAAAGGGTGCCAAACCAACAGCGCTCTGCTGGTTGATTCAGGCTCCAGTGGCAGTTATCCAATAAGACACTTCTCAGAGTCCTCTCCATCAAGAATGCCCAATCTCAAG GTAAGTATCATGTCATCTCCCTGGCTTCTTAGCAACTCCCGTAAAAGAACA CTCCAGGACAGGACCCAGTTTAGTGACGACGATCTGTACACACTAAAGAGGTACTGGGACAACGGCATGACCAGTCTGGGCTCTGTGTGCAGAGAGAAGATTGCAGCAGCTGCCACTAATCTCAGCGTGGACAGTGAAATTATTAAG ACATGGATCGGTAATCGTAGGAGGAAGTATCGACTGATGGGCATTGATATTCCACCTCCCAAAGGTGGGCCAGCGACCTTTCCTAAAGTATCCAGTGCAGAGCTCCAGTCACCTTTGACCCCTGAGGGAGACAAGCCCAAGTCTGTTGAGCCAGCACTGGACAGCGAGCAGAATGATGCACTGTCGCTTTGTTTATCCGAAG ATGGAGTGAGTGACTCTTATCTGAGGGAGAACGAGGATGGAAATGATGGACTGAATAGTTCTACTGTTGCTGAAAATGTG AAGATTGAAATAattgatgaaggtgatgatgacgAAGATGACAGTGATGTGATGGCCACTGATATGGAACACATGCATAATCTTTTAGAGTACAAA CACGAGGAAGTCCAGTACCTTGAGAGTGAGCTcgagagacaaaaacagaagtacCTTGAGCTGAGGACCTTCACTAAAAGCCTACTCTCAGCGTTGAAGAGCAGCGACACTGAAAAACAGCAT GAGCTTTTAGCCAGCCTACCTCACCAAGTGGAAGAAGACTTTGTGTTGAGTCCAGAAAGGAATGCTGAGTCTAGCATGGAGATGAACTCCAGTCAGAAGGATTCCTCTGTAtcagagggggagggggacgCCGAGCCCATGGGACAGTAG